The DNA window ttcattaattaataTAGTAGATAACATCAATAATAGAGAGGTAGATATTAACGATATTCATGGGCAATAAGAGGGGTAGATTCCAAAAATTCCCCATAAGGAAGTCCTTGACCCAATGGATGGAAGAACGTGTGGTGATAGACGAGGGGATAGTAAACTTAGGTAAATCAGGGATTTAGGGTCAATCCAAAACATAGTATTTTCACAATTTCCAACTTTGATGGACACTAACTTTTTCAGAATGGGTAAGATAGTAGCAATACTATTCTAAGTACtagaacatctttttttttcatagtgGATGCATCAAAGATGGACTTCTTGTGAAAATATTTATCTTTTAAGGTTTGTGACCAAAGAGAGTTCTAATCAGGGAGAAAACGCCAACCGAGTTTAAGTAACAAAGCTTTATTCAGTGGCAGAGTCTCTCAAACCAAGACCTCCCAAAGACTTCGAAGAACACACTTTTTTCTTGCTAATCAAATGGAGTTTTTTGGACTTATTAGGGTCACCATTTCAGAATCTTGAATATATTTTAGGAAAAGCAAAGCAATTCATTGGATGAGAGGGGATTGATAACATGTTAGATTTCCAAACAGAACTCTCTTTGGTCACAAACCTTCACGTGAGGGAATCTAGGCCTTGTGCACGTGTGGAAGTCAATGAGAGCATAATAAGTTCAGGATCAATAATAATATGGGAGCGAATACGTATGACAATTAAACAGGTTATATGTTAATAATATTATTTAGAAATCCGGTGAAATCAAACGCACACGGTAATGATATGGTATATATTCAATACATGTTTAACGGATTTATTTTGGTATTAGGAATGAACTAAAATTGACTGTTTATGATTAAATTTTAATATCTTATACTTTAATGAACATCTAAATCTAATCTAGTTTTTCAACtgggattattattattatttttatgtttaatattaattaagtttaactATGTTTATCATTGATTATTTCTATCACAGTAAATAATAGTATAAATTTATGAAAAGGATGATAATAATAGCATGtgaataattatttaaaaaattaaaatatcatcattgatattatctcatcaaacaagaaaatctaTAGTAACCCATATTGATATAAATTcagattttaaaattgaaatcagaTCGCGTATAGGTTTTATTTAATCGTAATAACCAATGGTAGATTCGTAATTAAGGTAGGATTTTAAATTTGGTGACAAATTGTAATTAAGTAAAGTTAATATGCTAATGGATAGGAAGAAGAGGGTAGGCACCTAAGGTATTTGATTAATAAATTTAGGACAAGTTTGGATGAAGTTAAATAAATGGTATAAGGTAATAAAGAAGGGAGGAAGGGGTAATgtgaaaaaaaatgattggaATTAATACAATAAGAAAGGGAGAAGTATGtcatctatctttttttttttcctcaaaatcaagaaATCTATTAAAAAGGAGAGGTGTTCTTTTAAATATTAgggttgagttttttttccccttcccctaATTTAAACGTATTATTAAGTATAAAGCATATATATGTCTTCTATTCGAGTATAATGTGAGTACATATAGAATACACGTATAATATGAGTACCAAACACAATCCaggaaaataatcaaaataaatttttatatttgtttcctgCTTGTTTAACAAACGCCAAGAAAATTTAAAGGCTGTTTGATGGTTGACCATGGTAATATCTTCTTCTGTCTACTTCGAGGGCCCCATTCATATCAGGATCAAATCGAAGAAACCTGCCAATTATTTAAGCTTTACAAAGTGAAGAGATTGATTGGCATTTTAAGATCGTGATGCGAGTCCCAAATGCCTTCATTGTCAACTTTTATATGTTCCTCTTCCTTAGTTTCCCTGAAGACCTGTAATCAAACCCAGTTAAAGAAGCCTGTAAACAATGCTCCACCATTGACACTCCCTCTAGCAGAGGAAGTCTTTCTAAATTCATCTTCATCAGTTCGTTTACTCAATTCATGTGCTGCTGAGAGGAACTTGAAGATTGGGCTTGGCATCCATGCTGGTGTTTTGAAGTCTGGCCTTGCTCCTTACACCTTTGTGGCTAATGCTCTCTTGGATTTTTACTCAAAATGTGGGCAACTGGAAGATGCATTTAAGGTGTTTGATCTAATGCCTGTTAAAACAATTGTGTCATGGACTTCAATGATGTCAGGATGCTGCCAGAATGGATCTGCTGATGCagcaatttcaatttttcagCAGATGTTATCAGAAAACATGCAACCCAATGAGTTCACCTTTGCAGTTCTGCTACAAGTTTGTGGGCAGACTCGAGACTTGAAATTGACAGAGATGATTCATGGTAATCTCATTGTAAATGAGTTAATTGAACATCAGTTCTTAAAATATTCTATGGTTGATGCATACTCGAAATGTGGGCTTTCATTGGCTGCTGAGAAATTGATAAAGAAATCATGTTGTAGAGATGTGGTTTCTTGGACTATGGCAATTTCTGGTTGTGTTCTCAATGGATTGATTGAGAGGGCCTTCGTTTTGTTTTCTGATATGCTAGCAGATGGGGTTGCACCAAATCGAGTAACATTTCAGAGTATGATTCAAGCTTGTTCTTTGCTGAACAGATGGTTGGTCTCTAGGTGTATCCATGGTTTTGTTATAAAatcacaactttatatggatactCTTGTGACAAATTCTCTGATACAAATGTATTCTAACAATGGTTATTATGAAGAAAGTATTAAGATTTTTTGGGAGTTCTGTTTCAGGGGTGATGGTCCTTATCTTAGACCAGAGACAATGGCTACACTTCTTCAAGGGTGTGGGCATTTAAACTGTTTAAGGCAAGGCAAAGAAGTACATGGCTACTTGATCAGACACAGGTTTTTGCCCTGCATTGTGGTGGAGAATTCCCTCGTGGACATGTACgctgaaaataaacaagatCATTTGGCGTTTCGAATATTCGGCAAGATGAATGAAAAGGACATAATTTCCTGGAATACCTTGATCTCATGTCTTGTGAAAAATGGATGTCCCTCAGAAGCATTGATGCTGCTTGGCAAAGTTCACAGCAACGAAGGCGAAGGGGTTGTCCCTGATTCTGTCACTGTTTTGACATCACTCCAATCTTGCTCAGAGCTAGCATCATTCGATATGGGCCAAGTCATGCATGGCTACATTACTAGGTCTGGCTTTGGGAATGATATTTTCATTGGCAATGCCCTTGTAACCATGTATGGAAAATCAGGCAGGATATGCTATGCTAAGAAGGTATTTGAAGAGATGCCCACGAAAGATACAGGTTCTTGGAATGCAATGATAGCAGCATATAGGATCAATGGAGATGGGATATCTGCTTTACAAACTCTTGGAAGGATGAGGAAATTGGGTATTTATCAGCCAAATGCAGTCACATTTGTCAATGTTTTCTCAGCCTGTAGTCATTCAGGATTGGTAGAGGAAGCCTTTGAGTGCTTCAGTAAGATGGATGAAGAATATGGAGTTCAGCCAAGTATGGAACATTATGCATGCATGGTTGACCTTCT is part of the Macadamia integrifolia cultivar HAES 741 chromosome 9, SCU_Mint_v3, whole genome shotgun sequence genome and encodes:
- the LOC122088700 gene encoding pentatricopeptide repeat-containing protein At3g57430, chloroplastic-like, whose translation is MPSLSTFICSSSLVSLKTCNQTQLKKPVNNAPPLTLPLAEEVFLNSSSSVRLLNSCAAERNLKIGLGIHAGVLKSGLAPYTFVANALLDFYSKCGQLEDAFKVFDLMPVKTIVSWTSMMSGCCQNGSADAAISIFQQMLSENMQPNEFTFAVLLQVCGQTRDLKLTEMIHGNLIVNELIEHQFLKYSMVDAYSKCGLSLAAEKLIKKSCCRDVVSWTMAISGCVLNGLIERAFVLFSDMLADGVAPNRVTFQSMIQACSLLNRWLVSRCIHGFVIKSQLYMDTLVTNSLIQMYSNNGYYEESIKIFWEFCFRGDGPYLRPETMATLLQGCGHLNCLRQGKEVHGYLIRHRFLPCIVVENSLVDMYAENKQDHLAFRIFGKMNEKDIISWNTLISCLVKNGCPSEALMLLGKVHSNEGEGVVPDSVTVLTSLQSCSELASFDMGQVMHGYITRSGFGNDIFIGNALVTMYGKSGRICYAKKVFEEMPTKDTGSWNAMIAAYRINGDGISALQTLGRMRKLGIYQPNAVTFVNVFSACSHSGLVEEAFECFSKMDEEYGVQPSMEHYACMVDLLGRQGRLDEAEDFIKKMPFRPGQSVWGALLGSCGLSRNVEVAERAASKLSILEPEGKVWRVTMSNVYAGVERWEDAVKLRLEMKHGQGLRKDPGWSGIEVRGVSYRFVAGDTRHPESEKIYKVLKVTKEHIQTVIHAHEILASQD